From the Juglans microcarpa x Juglans regia isolate MS1-56 chromosome 7D, Jm3101_v1.0, whole genome shotgun sequence genome, the window atacaagctcttcttcagtctgcaaactgaacctttctttccctgtaccacaaacctctcaggttggtgcatgtagatgtcttcttcaagatctccatgaagaaaagatGTCTTCACATCTAGctgctcaagaaatagatcttcagtagcaaccatagccaaaactaACCTGATGGTTGTGATATTTACCACAGGTGAAAAGATCTCAGAGTAATCAATGCCCTGTTTCTgctgaaagccttttacaacaagtctaGCCTTGTATCTCTTACTAccatcatgctcagtttttacccggtacacccacttgttgtgtaATGCCTTCTTCCTTGATAGAAGTTCTGTCAACTCTCATGTCTGATTCCCTAAtaaggaatccatctcatccttcatggccaactcccacttgctagaattttcatcttacaaggtttcttggtaactctgcggttctccaccatctgtcaatagaatataattcaaagcaAGTGAGAAACGCTGTGGAGGACGAATAGTCCTAACTGACCTGTGAACTGCAGCTGTAAGAGTGGATGGCGCTGGATCTGACTGCggaataataggaatgggtgCACTGGGCCCACTCTCCCCGTCACTCATTTCTCTACACTGCACTGTGACCTCTGGTagatcatccaaactcacaaagTCAAACTCTTGAGGGACTGCTTCAGCAACTGTGCTAGACTTGTCCTTGTACACAATTTTCTCATTGAAGATCACATTCCTGATTCTTATAATCTTTCAACCTTGATCATCCCAGAAacgatagccaaatgcctcatctccatagccaatgaaataatATTTCCTTGACTTAGCCTCAAGCTTACTacgagcatcagaatcaataagaatataagaaagatagccaaagattttaagatgagaaaatttgacctctttccctctccaagcctcctcaggcaatccacaatccaacggaactgatggccctctgtttatcaagtatactgcagtgctaactgcatctacccagaaagtaggtggtagcccagcatgcagcctcatgcttctagcacgctcatttatggttctgttCATGCGCTCAGCAACTCTATTTTGCTGTGGTGTCCTAGGAATGatcttctccattctgataccctgagttgcacaatactccttgaacccaccatcaatatactcaccaccattatcagacctcaaacatttcaacttcaagtctgtctctgtctcaaccatggctttccaaattttgaacacattaaatacatcagatttgtgtttcaaaaaatagacccatacCTTCCTGCTGTGGTCATCAATGAATGTAACATAGTAAcgagaacctccaagagatGCTACTGGGGAAGGTCCCTACACATCAGTGTGCACAAGATCTAGTCTCTCTGACTTTAGTGTTCtgccactcttcaagaaactgatcttcttttgtttccctataatgcaactctcacacatactgagatcaactgacttcaattctggtagcttgcctctagataaaagttctttcatgcccttctgactcatatggccaagcctgcaaTGTCACAAATATGCTGTACTCTCTGCAATGGTAGTAGCAATAGTGTTATCCAAACCAGTAGTAATATAAAgtgtaccagttttcttaccTCGAGCCAGTACCAATGCCCCTTTGGTGACCTTCCAGGTGCTATTTGAAAACACCACTGAAAGTCCACAATCATCAAGCTGCCCAACAGAAAtgagattcttcttcaactcaggAATGTGTCTAACCTTTTGTaaggtccatttgttcttgttaggaaGAGCAATACCAATATCTCTCATCCCTACAACATTCAAagcctctccatcagccaaatACACCTTTCCAAAATTACCtgcaacataattctgcattatctcccgatggaaagatgtatggaaggaagcccctgaatcaagtatccaatcatcaactggactatgaactgcaagTAATAGTGCATCCTGTACttcttcagttaccacattagcactatcattctcgATCTTCTTGAAatttctgcaattcttctttATATGGCCACAATTCCAACAAGTTGCCTGCTAGCCAGGCCTTGACTTGCCCTTGCCCctgttctttaattttgatctgcctctgtttgagttcctgTCTTGTGCTCTCCTCTGGGAGTCAACATTCAATGCTGAACTCGAACCTGAGGTCTCGCCTGAATCTTTCCTGCGCACCAcctcagccaaaatcaaatcacgaatatcatcatatttcaactttgacttaccGGCAGAGTTACTAACAAccattctcatggcttcccaactatttggcagtgatgccaatagtatcagtgtacgtatctcatcatcaaattcaatttcaacagtcaacaattgatttgtgatagtattaaaatcattcagatgttgtACAACAGACGTACCATCTActatcttcaaattaaatagcTTTTTTATCAGATGTACCTTGTTATTTGCtaacggcttttcatacatacctgacaaagcgGCTATGAGATCTgcagtcgtcttctccttgatgacgttgtgtgcaACGGATCTCGACAGGGTTAGACGAATAACCCCCAGAACCTATCGATCCGACAGGGTCCAATCATCAACTAACATGCTGTCcggcttcttccccaacaatagaagatgaagtttcttcccatagaggtaATCCTCTATTTGCATCCTCCAATACCCAAAATCAGTGCCATCAAACCTCTCGATCCCTGATACCTTCACTTCTTCTCCAGTCATCATTTTTTTCAGACCCGAACCTGGCTCTGATatcaattgttgtgaaaaacgatgacaataaagtaaattcaaacatggaaaaacaagcaatcacacacgacacagtatttacgtggctcagcaaattgcctacgtccaccggggctgcagaggatttttattacttgaggaatcatAATACAATTTGTGTaggacggctactgttcactctgtTACAGTaaagtcaaataaaatcatatatatatgtcatgcggcggaaaccctaaattcagcagaattagTGATGTTCGCTCAAGCGGCATGTTGAGCCTGCATTGAGCGAACTTGTTTCCCGCAATtgctcgagccatgtgtcgagcggctcctcaagcgaagctctttgacttccctccgctcgagctaTGTGTCGAGCGGTGttgagcgaaactctctgacttACCTTTGCTCtagcggtctgtcgagctatCTTTGAGCAAAGCTCTCAGACTTGTATTCGCTTGAGTGGCTAGACGCTCCGCTCGAGCTGTgtgaaccagactccaaatactcaacactTTCTTACAGCTCGCTCTATCTCCCCTCTTTCCATATTGTCTCCCCATTCCTGTCTGATTCTCCATACTTGGGTCAAGTACCTTGCATGCACCCTCTGATCTCCAAAGTATGGCTGGCATATCATTGGAACGCCTTCACAGAGACCTTTGAGTGTCGAATTCCAACCACAATGCCTCCAAAATCCTCCCACCGCACTGTGTGCCAACACTTCCTTCTGGGGTGCCCATTTCACAATGCAACCCCTTTCTCCAATGGCTTCTCTGAAACCTTCAGGAAGTGGATCTTTCCATTCTGAACAAGCAGTTGTTGGATCCGGTCGAACTACCCACAGGAAAGGCTGCTGGCTGTTAGCCAGCCCCCATGCCATTTCGGCTAGCTCTTTCTTGTCCATGGATGCTATACTCCCTAAACTTATATAGATCACAGAGTTACATGCTTGCTTATCTAGCCATTCAATGCAGTTTGTATCCTCCTCCAGTATACTGCAGGATTTGGCCAGAGCTATTTTGTGGAAAGGGCCGATCGCGAATAATGGAACTTGGCTTGTCTGCTGGAGCTGTGCCAGTGATTTCCCTTCGAGGTAGCCATGGTGTTCCAAATGATGGCCGCAGATGTTCTGGTCTCATGCGCTTTGGCTATTAGCTGCAGCAAGTcgtttatatttttgaaattggAAATAGGGAGATCCTTGAATCTGAGAGGGTGAAGCCCCGGCACTAGTTCTAGCAATATAGGATCTGCATATGAAGATTACTCTTTAACCATCAAAATTTGTACTGTTTTCTGCTATcaacttgaaaatagaataatttctcGACTGAATTGCATGGTCTAATTTTGGAGAGATATAAGCACATGTGGGTCGTATAGCATTTAATGTCGTATATGATTTCGGGTAGTGTATGAATATTTAATGCTAGTTGGGTCTTATCTCTCTGTAGAGACTATCAAATTCGGTTGgataattagaaaaaatctgAATTAATCAATGGGGCTATgtgaatcttttatttttatcatcaataaaCTATAACTCAGTACCTAATGGTTGGTGATGGGACCAATCTATAGTTAATTAGGACCAACAACACTTTGGATATAAACTTTGTCTTTTGTTTGCTATATAGGTAAAATAACACGTACCTTGTGTAGAAATGTAACCGTCCTCAAGAAGCCCAGGAATTGCGTTGTAAGTCAGATCATTTATAGCACTGCTAGTGTGCAAGATGATACTGGGAAGCTTCAGATGCTTTGCCACTGCTGCGGTGAAatacatgcattcatcataTATGATGCAGGCAATCTCACcgttagggcttgtttggaaagaaTCTAGTGAGGGGAGCCCAGGGGCCATATAAGGCCCCGGCCTAGGCCCGGGCCCACGTATAAGGTTTGGGATTGGCTGAGACGGCCTAGGAGGAAGAACATAATGCAAAGGTCCTGACAAAAGGACTAGAGACTGTGCAACCTGGCACCACGTTTGACCAACTGACAGAGATGCCTTTGACCCTAACACAACAGGATAGCCTAACACCCAAACTGGCCTACCGTCAAGGAACATCCCCGTTCCTGACATAGCTGTACGGACAACGCAGGAATGGGGGCAAGCCTGTCCAGGGCCACGCCACATTTAATGGAGCAGGAGTGAGCACGCCATGAAAGGACCACGTTGCAGTCAATGCGTCCCGGGGGTCAGCATGCAACGACGTGCCCCTAGGTGTCAGCAGCAACCCTCGACAGATCTGGCAGGTTTGGCGGGAAGCAAGAGTTTGACAGAGACGCGATCCAAGTACGGAGCCGCACACTGGTCACCATCATCTCAGGGCCCATCCTGACCAGGTATAAATACCCTTCTCTCTCTACAGAGAAGGGGGTTACTACTTATGCACTTGAATACTTCTCTACTTATTTCCTCTAGCTCTTACTTTCTtgcttcatcttcaaccttgATCTTACTTGAGCGTTGGAGGTATCACAGCCCCCGAGCTCCCCCATTTCTCCTCCTTGCAAGAAATAGGCCCAACTCCACGAGCGTGGAGTTGTCCAGGCtcgcgaaacacgacatcaacattgGCACCATTTGTGAGATTTCTTTTTCTACAAGTAACGTGTCTTTCGTACGCCAGCAACAACGCCCTCTCAAGCCTTGTGACGTGAAGAAGAACAACCTGAGGTAATGGAAGGAGGAATCAACAAGCAAGCTGCAACGATGCAGAGTTGCTGTGCTGAGTGGCTTTATCGCAAGGTCAATTGACCGTTGTCTTTCCTTCTTCAAAGTCTTCAGGAAAGCACAGGAAAGACTAGCTTGGGGGAAGACTTGACAGTGTACCTGGCTATGACACCAAACGTCGTGTCCATTGTATTGGTCCGTACCGAGAGGGGAAGCAACGACCCATGTACTACATGAGCCGCACTTTTCGAGGAGTCGAGGCTAGGTATCCCAACGCAGAAATGCTGGCCTTTGCATTGGTCATTGCTGCAAGGTGGCTTAGACCCTACTTCCAGGCCCATCCGATGAAGGTACTTACCGATGTACCCCTTAGGAAGATACTGCAGAAGCCTGATGTGTCAGGCCGTATGACAAACTGGGAAATCTAGTTGAGCGAGTTCGACATCGAGTACCTTCCTCGAGCGGCGATCAAAGGAAAAGTCCTGGCCGACTTTGTGGCCGAGTTCTCAAATTTCCCAAAAGTGATAGCTGTGGCATCTTAAGGCAAGCCTTGACAGGTCTATGTCGACAGCTCATCCTGCCCAGCTGGGGGAGGGGGTATATGGGTGCACATAATCACCGAATCCAAGGAAGAACTCAACTACGTGATCAAACTCGATTTCAAAACCACCCACAATGAAGCCGAGTATGTGGCTCTACTGGCAGGAATGACAATAGCCAGGTCGTTGGGAGCAACAGAAGTCGAAGTAAGAGCCGACTCGCAGGTGGTGGTTAGTCAGGTCACGGGATAATTCACCACTAAAGGTAAAAACTGAAGAAGTACCTCCAGCAGGTAGGAGAGCAGCGCGACCTCCTCAGATATTTTCACATCTAACAAATCCCGAGTGGAGAAAACCACAAGGCAGACTGCCTGGCGAAGGCCGCCTCGGGTCGGGAAGAAGCACTCCTCCCGTATTGCACCATAGTCTGGACGGTAGACACAACGGCCATCTGTAGGTTCAGGATCCCTCGAAGTTTCATATCAGATAAAGACAGACAGTTTGAATGCTTCCATTATCGGGAATGGTGCGTAGAGCTCAACAAACGGACAAGTAGAAGCCACCAACAAAATGCTATTGAATATCCTGAAGAAAAGGCTAGGAGAGCAAAAGGGAATATGGGCCGAAAAGCTCTCCAACGTGCTATGGGCCTACTGAATGTTTGTCAGAACACCCATGGGAGAGACGCCCTTCGCCCTCGTGTCCAGGACGAAAGTTGTGATCTCGACGGAGGTGGGATTGCGCACGTATTTGATACAACACTTCAACCCGGACCAACGATGAAAGATTGAAAGAGAACTTGGACCTCATAGAGGAAAGATGAGAAGAAGCAACAAGTCAGACAACGAGCAACAAGCGAAAAGTTGAGCAGTATTCCAACAAGCGGGTTTGACCCTGGGATTCAAGGTAGGAGACACGGTCCTCACGGTCCTAAAGGAGACAAGCGCCACCACCTAGGAAGAAGGAAAGCTTGGGCCTTTGTGGGAAGGGTCCATTGTGGTAACGGCTAGCGGAAGACCCAGCTCATATAGATTGAAGGACCGCGAAGGTCACGAGTGAACGCTGAAcacttgaagaaatattttgtgtaagaataaTGGATTCGCTCGATTATGTAACTAGCAAAGACATGAATGAAAGTATGATTCCGCCTCCATTCGCCTTTGTTTAAAGATACCAATGCAACAAGCCAAATCCCTTGGCTGGCCGCAATGCATTGGTTAAGGCCAGAGCTTCCTAAGCTCTGTCCCTTCATAGCCAGTAGGGCACGAGTCACTTCACTCGCCGACCTTTGTGCAATGCATGGtcgcgatgcattggctaagggccaaAGCTTCCCGAGATTTCCCCTTCACAGCTAGTCGGACACAAGTCACTTGACTCACCGGCCTTCGTGCACCACAAGCCCAGTCCCTTGGCTGGCCGTggtgcattggctaagggccaggGCCTCCTGATCTCTGCCCCTTCACAACCAGTTGGACACGAGTCTATTCACTTGCCGACCTTCGGGCAATGCATGGTCGCAATGCCTTGGCTAAGGGTCTGGGCCTCCCAAGCTTTGCCCTTCATAGCCAGTCGGACAAGAGTCACTTCACTCGCCGACCTTCATGCAATGCATTGGTTACGAGCCAAAGCCTCCTAAGCTCTGCCCTTCACAACCAGTCGAACATGAGTCACTTGACTCGTTGGTCTTTGTGCATCACAAGCCTGGTCCCTTGGCTGGCCATGATGTAATGGCTAAGGGCCAGGGCCTCTCGAGCTCTATCCCTTCACAGCCAGTCGGACACGAGTCACTTCACTCACCGACCTTCGTGCACCATAAACACAATCCTTTGGTTGGTTgcaatgcattggctaagggtcAGGGCCTTCCAAGCTCTGCCCCTTCACAACCAGTCGGACACGAGTCACTTCACTCTTTGACATTCATGTACCACAAGCCTAGTCACTTGGCTGGttgcgatgcattggctaagggctaGGGCCTCCAGAGCTCTACCTTTCATAGCTTGTCGGACACAAGTTCCTTGACTCGCCGACCTTCGTGCACTACAAGTCCAGTCCCTTGGCTGGCCGCAATACATTGGCTAAAGGCCAGGGCCTCCTGAACTTTGTCCAAATAGGAGCTAGTTGGGACACAAGTTCCTTGAtttgccgaccttcgtgctatAATCAGAGAGTACAAAAATGGAGCAAAAAATAGGGGGCAACAAAAACGAAGGGCAATTGCGCCTGAAAAAGCATGGaacactcatatatatataaacacgtGGTTCGATTACATCAATGAACCCGTTTGGGCGTGAAAGGTACAAAACAAGACAAATCAACAAAATCATGGCGGTGGAGGAGCGTCTCGGAAAGCCAATGACATCTGCTTTCTCCCTAGTGCCTTGACGATCTGGTAGGCTAAGAGATCGGGAGCAAGGGACGAAAGCTGGAGAGTATTGAGGTCGGTTGACGAGTTCCCTACCAGATAATCTCTGAAGCGCTCTAGGCCTTCCTTGTAACCATAGCCCTAGGCTCACCTCGGAGCGCCGATGCATGTCAAATTTGGGACTCCAAAGCCACCTCAGAAGCTTACAGTCTCGAGATAGTTGAATGGAGACTGTGTCCAATGCCCGAGCTAGATCATCTTCTAAGGAGTTGATTTGACTCTTGCATCACAGTGCGACAATCCTCAAGTGGCAGGAGGATCGCGACAGCACTGTGTAGCGCACGAAGCCCTCTTCCTCCTGGACCTCCAAAGCCTCCTCCGCATAGACCATAACTCTTCCTCCAATTGCTGAACCTCCACTCCGGCTTGCTCCCTCTCCACTCCCAGGCGTTCAAGCTCCCCTTTTAGTTATGAGATCTCCTGGTCCTTCACCTTTTTAAGCTCATTCTTCTCCTTGCGGAGCTCCTTGTTGTCCAACTGCTTGTTTGCCTTGCAAACTTCCAAACGAGTGAGACTTTCAAGGCACTAAGCGCCTAATTTTGCTCTTCGAAGGCCTCCCATTCACGGACAATCATTTCTGCCAGATGGTCAGCAGCTTGGAACGAAACAAGTCAGAAGACAGACAAAAAGGAGGAAGGAAAGGCAAGATAAGGGAATTGTTGCTACCTGGGCAAAGTAGGGTTTGAACCTCTCGCTCGACCGCTTTAGCTCGGGCCCTCTGGAAATTTGGACCGGTTGCTTAGGCGCTCCCGCCAGCAGGATGAGAGGAAGGCTCAACATAAGGCAGGAATGAGAAAGTGGAGAGTTCTCTGGGGACGACCTCGGGAGAATCCGAACCTTGGCTCGGATGGACCTCACTACCAGGGGCAAAACCCTTAGAGTCTGGAGCTTCACAAGAAGGAGGGATCCTAGATGGGGGAAGTTGATCTTCGGGGGGAGTCTCCCATCCCAACATCAGGCAAGGGGCATCACTGCCTGGCGACGGGGCATCCTTACGAATGGGGGAAGTCAAAGGAGAAGACAACTTGACCACCGCGGGCGCCTCATCCATTGTAGGAGTGTCCGTATCAACCTGGGAGGACGACTATAGAGGAGGCGCATCCGCATCAACATGGGGGGATGTCGCAGGAGGAGAAGCAGGGCGAGGCACCTGGTCTTCTGAAACCAAGAAAGAGGCGACGTTGACCTTAAGGAAGGTCCCTAGTGCAGAGAAAGGGCTCATAGCCCTGTCTTCAACAACACTTTGCAGTTGAAGGGAGCCCAGCTCAGGTCCCCCGTCATGAACAGGAGATGGAGCCATCTCCCTCATTGGGGGTGTGTCGCGAACTGCCTCTTCTGTGTCAACAGCTGCCTCGAAGGAAAATGGGGGCTCAACGGATGGGTTGTCCTTATGGGGCAGGGTTGAAGAAAGCGTTAAGAAAGATAACGCTAAGGGCGATCTCATCCGCCTCACCCTCATCGGTTCCAAAGTCGGCTATCGACGGTGAGACAACAGGCCGTAGGGGTGAAAAGCCAGCAGTGCGAGAGGTTGGGATCGGTTGGGAGGAGTTTGGTCGATCTTGCCTAAAGGAGCTCACAGGAGGCGGAGAAGAGGTATTGCCGAAGGTATTGCATACAGGCCTTGGCGGAGGTGTGCAAGAGGGGCCACGAGAAGCACTGCGAAGAGGACCCATAGGAGCTAGGTTGGATGTAGCACCAAACTCGCTGAGAGGAGACCCAGATGGAGGCTGTCATGACGAACTTGCAGAGGCCCTATGCGAAGAAGACGGTGGAACTTGATGGGAAGGGCTAGGATGGGAACGGGGACCCTGAGCCCTTGACTCGGGAACAACCCCAACGTCTCTTTCATCAGCAAGATGCAGCTTGGCACGATCATCCCACACGGAGGGAGAAGCCCGGCTCTTCCTGGATGGAGAAGAGGGGGGAACTGCCAAAAATTCCTGACCGAGCACAAAGGATTAGTCGGGAAGGAGCAAATGACGCTTGATGTTTGCATCAGTGATCAGCATGTCAGTCTCACTCAGTTTGGGATGGGCGGCACCCAGGACAGAACGGTCGCCACCCGAAATTCCTCCCTCTCGGACAGTTTGATCGAATGGGACTGACTCTTCGACACATTAGCCCATACAACCCGAACAGGAAACTCTTGATGAATTTCCTCACCTTCGAGATACTCCCATCCCGAACCAGAGATGAATAAGAAATGACTTTGCCATTCCTTGATGAGGATAAGCGTTTCCCCAACGTCACGAAGCACTTCTTGGAAGCTTGAGATTAGAAGCTACACAAGCTCCCATCAAGTCGAATGATCTGATAGACTGACAAGAATTCCTGGGCAGTCAGATCGGGGTAGTTCTCGGAACTATCAACTAGCACTTGGCGGAAGACTATGCAGCTCGCCACCATGATTCGCCAAGCATTGGGGTGGAGTTGCATTGGAACCCATACACTACAACGCAATAAATAAAAGGGAGTAAAGAGCAAGCTTGTGGTAAGCACGCACCAACCCGAAGGTCAGGAGGGCGTGAAGACGACAGGACATAGAAATCCACACACATTAATGATGGGATAAGGAAGGATCTTTTAAAATTCCCATCGCACATGTGTGCTAAGAATTTGTGGGGTATTATGAGGGGAGAAATCCCCAAGGGCCGGACAAGGCTCGAGCCCAGGCCCACGTATTCGGTTAAGGATGGGCCGAGAAGGCCCAGGAGGCCGAGGAGGAAGGGCAAAATGCAGAGGTCCTGACAAAAGGAAGGGAGACTATGCAACCTGGCACCACATTTGACCAATTGACAGAGACACCCTCGACCCTGACACAACAAGACAACCTGACACCCAAGCTGACCTACCATCAGGGAACATCCTCTTCCTTGACATAGCTGTTCGAACGGCATAGAGCAGGGGCAAGCTTGTCTAGGGCCACGCTGCATTTAATGGAGCAGGAGTGAGCATGCTATGATAGGATCACACCGCAATCAATGCATCCCGAGGGTTGGCACGCAACGACGTGCCTCTTGGGTGTCAACAGCAACCCTGGACAGGTCTGGTGGGAAGTAAGAGTTTGGAAAATAATACATGAGATCCCGGTAAGGAGCTGCACATCAGTCACCATCATCTCAGGTACTATCCCGACCAAGTATaaatacctctctctctctctctctctctctctctctctctctgccgaGAAGGGGGTCTCTACTTACGAACTTGAATACTTCTCTACTTATTCCCTCTagctctcactttctctcttcaCTTCAACCTTGATCTAACTTGAGCGTTGGAGGTATCACGGCCCCCGAGCTCCCCCATTTCTCCCCCTTGCAGAAAAAAGGCCCAGCCCCAAGAGTGTGGAGTTGCCTAGGCCCgtgaaacatgacatcaataaatctcatcccaaaattctcaatctcatctcatctcatttccttcctaaacataatttaaatacaaaattttcaaactaatcgttacaactttctcaaactaattgttacaactttttcaaacttttttttaaaaaagaaaatcaacttttttcaaatctccaaacaaaaataataatataaaactatattttaacaatattttt encodes:
- the LOC121238087 gene encoding LOW QUALITY PROTEIN: UDP-glycosyltransferase 76E2-like (The sequence of the model RefSeq protein was modified relative to this genomic sequence to represent the inferred CDS: inserted 1 base in 1 codon) translates to MWRGPGQACPHSCVVRTAMSGTGMFLDGRPVWVLGYPVVLGSKASLSVGQTWCQVAQSLVLLSGPLHYVLPPRPSQPIPNLIRGPGPRPGPYMAPGLPSLDSFQTSPNGEIACIIYDECMYFTAAVAKHLKLPSIILHTSSAINDLTYNAIPGLLEDGYISTQASYADPILLELVPGLHPLRFKDLPISNFKNINDLLQLIAKAHETRTSAAIIWNTXGYLEGKSLAQLQQTSQVPLFAIGPFHKIALAKSCSILEEDTNCIEWLDKQACNSVIYISLGSIASMDKKELAEMAWGLANSQQPFLWVVRPDPTTACSEWKDPLPEGFREAIGERGCIVKWAPQKEVLAHSAVGGFWRHCGWNSTLKGLCEGVPMICQPYFGDQRVHARYLTQVWRIRQEWGDNMERGEIERAVRKLMVDEEGKKMRQRAMHLKEKSDICMSEGGGSYNSLYELVGYILSLKIA